In the genome of Marinobacter sp. ANT_B65, one region contains:
- a CDS encoding YggS family pyridoxal phosphate-dependent enzyme has product MSSIADNLGSVTRRIQKATLQAGREPDSVSLLAVSKTRSPDELREAVAAGQRAFGENYLQEALDKIEALSDLGDIDWHFIGPIQSNKTRQIASAFSWVHSVDRLKIARRLSEQRETGLPPLNICLQVNINNEQSKAGCQPEDLPEMVTEISQLPGLTLRGLMAIPDPEQTESALRASFRKLANTLKELRQDYPEAGPLDTLSMGMSGDLEMAVAEGATWVRIGTAVFGTRSRKS; this is encoded by the coding sequence ATGAGCAGCATAGCAGACAACCTCGGGAGCGTAACCCGACGCATACAAAAAGCAACATTGCAGGCGGGCCGGGAGCCCGATTCTGTGAGCCTGTTGGCAGTCAGCAAAACGCGCTCACCCGATGAGTTGCGAGAAGCTGTGGCTGCGGGCCAACGGGCATTCGGAGAAAACTATCTTCAGGAAGCCCTCGACAAAATTGAAGCCCTCAGCGACCTGGGCGATATCGACTGGCACTTTATTGGTCCGATACAGTCCAACAAGACCCGGCAGATTGCCTCAGCCTTTTCCTGGGTACACAGCGTGGACCGGCTGAAGATCGCCCGCCGCCTCAGTGAACAACGGGAAACCGGGCTGCCCCCCTTGAACATCTGCCTGCAAGTCAATATTAATAATGAACAGAGCAAGGCCGGATGCCAGCCTGAAGATCTGCCGGAAATGGTTACAGAAATAAGCCAGCTGCCCGGCCTCACCCTGCGGGGCCTTATGGCAATCCCTGACCCGGAACAGACAGAATCCGCTCTGCGTGCAAGTTTCCGCAAGCTTGCCAACACCCTTAAAGAGCTGAGACAGGATTATCCGGAAGCCGGGCCACTGGATACATTGTCCATGGGCATGTCAGGCGATCTTGAGATGGCTGTTGCAGAGGGCGCCACCTGGGTTCGCATCGGCACGGCCGTTTTTGGCACAAGATCCCGGAAGAGCTGA
- the proC gene encoding pyrroline-5-carboxylate reductase, with product MSKSPTISFIGAGNMASAIIGGMLDNGFKAANIWASAPDDGHLQSIRKRFGISVTTDNRYCAQQADMVVLAVKPQVMADVCRDIAPIAQNTRPLMVSIAAGLGADTLDEWLGGGLPIVRVMPNTPSLVGKGAAGLFANESVSNDQKEMVQSVFEGIGTAVWVEDETLLHGVTALSGSGPAYFFLILEALEAAATETGVNPETARQLAIQTMAGAAEMAARSEYDPAQLKKNVMSPGGTTEQAINTFEEGGLRDLVKKAYNAAYKRSEEMAKELAGKQ from the coding sequence TTGAGCAAATCACCAACCATTTCGTTTATAGGCGCAGGCAACATGGCCAGCGCCATTATTGGCGGCATGCTGGATAACGGATTCAAAGCCGCCAATATATGGGCAAGCGCGCCAGACGACGGTCACCTGCAATCCATCCGCAAACGTTTCGGGATAAGTGTGACAACAGACAACCGTTACTGTGCGCAGCAGGCAGACATGGTGGTGCTCGCGGTGAAGCCCCAGGTAATGGCGGACGTGTGCCGTGACATAGCGCCCATCGCCCAGAATACCCGCCCGTTAATGGTGTCTATAGCTGCAGGTCTCGGTGCAGATACACTTGATGAATGGCTTGGCGGCGGCCTGCCTATTGTCCGTGTCATGCCAAACACCCCCTCTCTGGTTGGCAAAGGTGCTGCAGGGCTTTTTGCCAATGAAAGCGTCAGCAACGATCAGAAAGAAATGGTGCAGTCGGTTTTCGAAGGCATAGGTACCGCGGTATGGGTGGAAGATGAAACCCTGCTTCATGGCGTAACTGCACTCTCGGGAAGCGGGCCAGCTTATTTTTTCCTGATACTGGAAGCACTTGAGGCTGCTGCAACTGAAACGGGTGTAAACCCGGAAACCGCACGCCAGCTTGCCATCCAGACCATGGCAGGCGCAGCCGAAATGGCTGCCAGAAGCGAATACGATCCGGCTCAGCTGAAGAAAAATGTAATGTCTCCGGGCGGCACAACCGAACAGGCGATTAACACCTTTGAAGAAGGCGGCCTGCGCGACCTGGTGAAAAAAGCGTATAACGCTGCTTACAAGCGCTCGGAAGAAATGGCCAAAGAACTGGCAGGCAAACAGTAA
- a CDS encoding YggT family protein, which yields MLADILITILLIASTFYMTIILLRFLLQLARADFYNPISQFAVKATNPLLRPLRRVIPGWGGIDGAALVLAVIIQAITFFLILVALNGGIPSFNPLILLVWGAIAVLDLIVKIYFWSVIAVVVVSWIAPGSGHPAIQLVAQITEPVMRPVRKLMPSMGGLDLSPIIVFLILNVLSVVIDHMKVAVGLGAIGLGL from the coding sequence ATGCTGGCAGACATCCTGATTACGATCCTGCTGATCGCGTCCACCTTTTACATGACGATTATACTGCTGCGTTTTTTGTTGCAGCTGGCCCGGGCCGACTTCTACAACCCGATTTCCCAGTTTGCAGTCAAGGCCACAAACCCTTTACTCAGGCCTCTGCGCCGCGTCATCCCTGGCTGGGGCGGAATTGACGGCGCAGCGCTGGTTCTTGCCGTTATCATTCAGGCAATTACCTTTTTCCTGATTCTTGTCGCGCTGAACGGCGGCATTCCATCATTTAACCCACTCATACTATTGGTCTGGGGCGCAATTGCTGTCCTGGATCTGATCGTCAAAATATACTTCTGGTCGGTTATCGCTGTTGTTGTTGTCAGCTGGATCGCACCAGGCAGCGGCCACCCGGCCATCCAGCTGGTTGCACAGATCACCGAACCGGTCATGCGACCAGTGCGAAAGCTGATGCCTTCCATGGGCGGACTGGACCTGTCACCCATTATTGTTTTTCTGATCCTGAACGTCCTGTCTGTTGTCATTGACCATATGAAGGTCGCGGTCGGCCTTGGGGCTATTGGACTGGGACTGTAA
- a CDS encoding dynamin family protein: MNHQSNLTQQVEAYHNWKKELIRQIGRYRLWLQDNNLFSDDISTRIRHGLELLIEDELTIAFVGEYSRGKTELINALFFAEFGQRMLPSQAGRTTMCPTELFFDRNANENYLLLLPIETRTGDLSLQKLRKQPERWVKHSLDESDPEIMREILGEVARVKSVTPEQARALGFDEDMLEHDRNNPGNVLVPAWRNAQISIRHPLFERGLRILDTPGLNALGSEPELTISMLPKAHAIIFVLSADTGVTASDMTIWKEYIDTEQADHRAGRFAVLNKIDVLWDDLQGEKHTRDAIDRVRGYTADHLGIRQQDVIPLSAKQGLVARVRKDSNLFNRSNIGNLEQLIIQRILMHKEQLITQSLINDLLGMLQNSQAAMQTRLESLEEESDACSGATMDKAALARLADRAQKDYDFYYKKLITLRSSRRLMGSQGDMLKKLVAEDRFESHARNLHKSMSKSWTTAGMNNAMDQFFELLEGDLTNLLSEGHLAEKMVGAIYRRYNEDTRARHLEPIPLRAGRHVIAVRELRKKARRFRVSPKNLLTEQSVLVQRFFNVMVSEARILHARVRTDVERWPSEALLPIMQYSMEQKQLLEHQIRRLRDMVRSDRDGRFQRERLNNTISDLRRQLELADAMQRQIRKPAPTMIQQKVVNISGIIQSP, encoded by the coding sequence ATGAATCATCAGAGCAATCTGACTCAGCAGGTAGAGGCATACCACAACTGGAAAAAGGAGCTGATCCGCCAGATCGGCCGCTACCGGTTATGGCTCCAGGACAACAACCTGTTCTCTGACGACATCAGTACCCGGATACGTCATGGCCTGGAACTTCTTATCGAGGACGAGCTCACTATCGCGTTTGTCGGCGAGTACTCCCGCGGCAAAACTGAGCTGATAAACGCCCTGTTCTTCGCAGAGTTTGGCCAGCGCATGCTTCCCTCTCAGGCCGGACGCACAACCATGTGTCCGACCGAGCTGTTTTTCGATCGCAACGCCAACGAAAACTACCTGTTACTGCTCCCCATAGAGACCCGCACTGGCGACCTGTCTTTACAAAAGCTGCGCAAACAGCCTGAGCGCTGGGTAAAGCACAGTCTTGACGAAAGTGACCCGGAAATCATGCGCGAAATCCTGGGAGAAGTTGCCCGGGTAAAAAGTGTTACCCCCGAACAGGCACGGGCACTCGGTTTTGACGAAGACATGCTGGAGCATGACCGCAACAACCCCGGCAACGTTCTGGTTCCTGCCTGGCGCAATGCCCAGATCAGTATTCGCCATCCCCTCTTTGAACGGGGACTGCGCATTCTGGACACACCGGGCCTCAACGCACTTGGCTCTGAACCTGAGCTCACCATAAGCATGCTGCCAAAAGCTCATGCCATAATTTTTGTGCTCAGTGCAGATACCGGCGTTACCGCCAGCGATATGACCATCTGGAAAGAGTACATAGATACAGAACAGGCAGATCACCGTGCCGGTCGTTTTGCTGTACTGAACAAGATCGATGTACTGTGGGACGACCTCCAGGGCGAGAAGCACACACGCGATGCCATTGACCGGGTACGGGGGTATACAGCAGATCATCTGGGCATCCGGCAACAGGATGTAATACCTCTGTCTGCAAAACAGGGACTCGTCGCAAGGGTCAGAAAAGACAGCAACCTGTTCAATCGCTCCAATATCGGGAATCTGGAACAACTGATTATCCAGCGTATCCTTATGCATAAGGAACAGCTGATAACCCAGAGCCTGATAAATGACCTTCTGGGCATGCTGCAGAACAGCCAGGCCGCGATGCAGACGCGCCTTGAGTCGCTCGAAGAAGAATCCGATGCATGCTCTGGCGCCACCATGGACAAGGCAGCCCTTGCCCGGCTGGCCGACAGAGCCCAGAAAGATTATGACTTTTACTACAAGAAGCTGATCACACTGCGTTCAAGCCGTCGACTGATGGGTTCCCAGGGTGACATGCTGAAAAAACTGGTAGCTGAGGACCGGTTTGAGTCCCACGCCCGGAACCTCCATAAAAGCATGTCGAAAAGCTGGACTACAGCAGGCATGAATAACGCTATGGACCAGTTTTTTGAGCTTCTGGAAGGTGACCTCACCAATCTGCTCAGCGAGGGCCACCTTGCAGAGAAAATGGTGGGGGCCATCTATCGCAGGTACAACGAAGATACCCGCGCCCGCCACCTTGAACCCATTCCGCTGCGTGCCGGCCGCCACGTTATTGCTGTAAGGGAGTTGCGTAAAAAAGCCCGGCGCTTTCGTGTCAGCCCCAAAAACCTGCTTACAGAACAATCCGTTCTGGTACAGCGTTTTTTCAATGTAATGGTGAGTGAAGCCAGGATTCTGCACGCGCGCGTACGCACAGACGTAGAGCGCTGGCCCTCAGAAGCACTGCTGCCAATAATGCAGTACTCCATGGAACAGAAGCAGCTGCTGGAACACCAGATACGGCGCCTCCGGGACATGGTAAGAAGTGATCGTGACGGCCGCTTCCAGCGAGAACGGCTAAACAACACCATCAGCGACTTGCGCAGACAGCTGGAACTGGCTGATGCCATGCAGCGGCAAATCCGGAAACCTGCACCTACCATGATCCAGCAGAAAGTGGTCAATATCTCAGGTATTATCCAGTCCCCGTAA
- the metX gene encoding homoserine O-succinyltransferase MetX, whose amino-acid sequence MPDSLPVDSVGIITPQTYHFETPIELACGQALEHYDLVVETYGELNADRSNAVLICHALSGNHHAAGYHSKDDRKPGWWDTCIGPGKPVDTNRFFVVSLNNLGGCHGSTGPNSTNPATGKPFGPDFPVVTVGDWVKSQALLADRMGIECWAAVVGGSLGGMQALQWSLDYPDRLRHSVAIASSPRLTAQNIAFNEVARQAITSDQEFHDGRYYDFDTLPRRGLMLARMVGHITYLSDASMGEKFGRELRDQAYKFGYDAEFQVESYLRYQGERFSEVFDANTYLLMTRALDYFDPAFEFGGNLSKALAKASCEFLVLSFSTDWRFTPARSEEMVNAMIAARRKVSYAEIDAPWGHDAFLIPTPRYTDIFTAYMDRVAREVGA is encoded by the coding sequence ATGCCCGATTCCCTCCCTGTGGATTCTGTCGGGATAATCACCCCACAGACGTACCATTTTGAAACGCCTATTGAACTGGCGTGCGGACAAGCACTGGAGCACTATGATCTGGTGGTTGAAACCTATGGCGAGCTCAACGCAGATCGCAGCAACGCTGTGCTCATCTGCCACGCTCTGAGCGGAAATCATCATGCCGCCGGCTATCACTCCAAAGACGATCGCAAGCCAGGCTGGTGGGACACCTGCATAGGGCCTGGCAAACCTGTCGATACCAACCGTTTCTTTGTCGTCAGCCTCAACAACCTGGGTGGCTGTCACGGCAGCACCGGTCCCAACTCTACTAACCCGGCTACAGGCAAGCCTTTTGGCCCGGACTTCCCGGTTGTCACAGTCGGCGACTGGGTAAAAAGCCAGGCGTTACTGGCAGATCGCATGGGCATTGAGTGCTGGGCAGCCGTAGTGGGCGGTTCTCTCGGCGGCATGCAGGCACTGCAATGGAGTCTGGACTATCCGGACCGCCTCAGACATTCAGTGGCAATTGCCTCAAGCCCACGCCTGACAGCGCAAAACATCGCATTTAACGAGGTGGCGCGACAGGCAATCACCTCGGATCAGGAATTCCATGACGGCCGGTACTACGATTTCGATACACTGCCACGCCGCGGCCTGATGCTGGCCCGGATGGTAGGCCACATTACCTACCTCTCCGACGCCTCCATGGGAGAAAAGTTTGGCCGGGAACTGAGAGATCAGGCCTACAAATTTGGCTACGACGCTGAGTTTCAGGTGGAAAGCTATCTCCGCTATCAGGGGGAACGCTTCTCGGAGGTTTTCGACGCCAACACCTATCTGCTGATGACCCGGGCCCTGGATTATTTTGACCCGGCTTTCGAGTTTGGAGGCAACCTGTCCAAAGCCCTGGCCAAGGCATCCTGTGAATTTCTCGTGCTGTCATTCAGCACCGACTGGCGTTTTACACCAGCCCGGTCTGAAGAAATGGTAAACGCCATGATTGCCGCCCGCCGGAAAGTCAGCTATGCCGAAATTGATGCCCCCTGGGGCCACGATGCCTTCCTGATCCCTACGCCGCGTTACACTGACATTTTTACCGCGTACATGGATCGTGTTGCCAGGGAGGTCGGGGCATGA
- the metW gene encoding methionine biosynthesis protein MetW → MRADLEIIQQWVKPGDHVLDLGCGDGTLLDFLKQERNASGFGLEINPDHITACMNRGVSVIEQNLDTQGLDNFEDNSFDIVLMTQALQAVRRPDKVLDEMLRLGNEGIVTFPNFAHWRLRWGLALSGRMPESDALPYKWYNTPNIRLCTFKDFEALCRQKGIRIKSRCVVDGQHQNNWLARFWPNLLGEIAIYRITREKT, encoded by the coding sequence ATGAGAGCAGATCTTGAAATCATTCAGCAATGGGTAAAGCCCGGCGATCATGTGCTGGATCTGGGTTGCGGAGACGGTACCCTGCTGGACTTCCTCAAGCAGGAGCGCAATGCCAGCGGCTTCGGCCTTGAGATTAACCCGGATCACATCACGGCCTGCATGAACCGTGGAGTCTCCGTTATTGAACAGAACCTGGATACCCAGGGGCTGGATAATTTTGAAGACAACAGCTTCGACATTGTTCTGATGACGCAGGCATTACAGGCAGTCCGCCGCCCGGACAAGGTTCTGGATGAAATGCTCCGCCTTGGCAACGAAGGCATAGTCACCTTTCCCAACTTCGCTCACTGGCGCCTGCGCTGGGGGCTGGCCCTCAGCGGTCGCATGCCCGAATCCGACGCGCTGCCTTATAAATGGTATAACACACCCAATATACGGCTATGCACGTTCAAGGATTTTGAAGCCCTGTGCCGCCAGAAAGGTATTCGCATCAAGAGCAGATGTGTAGTGGATGGCCAGCATCAAAACAACTGGCTGGCGCGCTTTTGGCCAAATCTGTTGGGAGAAATCGCCATCTACCGCATTACCCGGGAGAAAACATAA
- a CDS encoding DUF4426 domain-containing protein — translation MASVALLAALFSLPAHAGSEDFGDYQVHWSVLPSTFLTPETAKANNLQRSKGIGIVNISIMQENEDGILKPVAGQVEGRVSNDIQQVKFLAFRRIREGDSIYFIAQYQYSSGELMTFNITSRPTGHSQDLPVRFAHTLFSD, via the coding sequence ATGGCGTCAGTTGCCTTGCTTGCCGCCCTCTTCAGCCTTCCTGCTCACGCAGGCTCTGAGGACTTCGGAGACTATCAGGTACACTGGAGCGTATTACCCAGCACCTTTCTGACCCCCGAGACAGCAAAGGCCAACAACCTGCAGCGCAGCAAAGGTATCGGTATCGTCAACATCTCCATCATGCAGGAGAATGAAGACGGCATACTTAAACCCGTCGCAGGCCAGGTGGAAGGCAGGGTTTCAAACGACATCCAGCAGGTGAAGTTTCTGGCATTCCGCAGAATACGGGAGGGCGACTCTATCTACTTCATTGCCCAGTACCAATACTCCTCCGGAGAACTGATGACCTTCAACATCACCTCCCGTCCTACCGGGCATAGTCAGGATTTGCCGGTACGATTCGCCCATACTCTTTTCAGCGATTGA
- the rdgB gene encoding RdgB/HAM1 family non-canonical purine NTP pyrophosphatase has translation MSDRLVIASNNKGKINEFAHLLAPLGLIPVPQGELGVGEAEEPAVTFVENAILKARHAARETGLPALADDSGLAVDALDGAPGVRSARYAGAGASDRDNLNALLEAMTDVPDGQRGAQFHCVLVYLRHADDPTPIVCHGRWPGSILRAPQGDGGFGYDPVFLCPETGCSAGELSRDEKSRISHRGRALALLMEQLRADQ, from the coding sequence ATGTCTGACCGACTTGTTATAGCCAGCAACAACAAAGGCAAAATCAACGAATTTGCCCATCTCCTGGCGCCACTGGGCCTGATTCCTGTGCCCCAGGGTGAACTGGGCGTTGGCGAAGCCGAAGAACCGGCGGTTACCTTTGTCGAGAACGCAATCCTCAAAGCCCGCCATGCAGCCAGGGAAACTGGCCTGCCCGCACTGGCTGACGACAGTGGTCTGGCCGTCGACGCGCTGGATGGTGCGCCCGGAGTTCGCTCGGCCCGCTATGCCGGGGCTGGAGCCTCCGATCGCGACAATCTGAATGCGCTTCTCGAAGCCATGACAGATGTACCTGACGGCCAGCGCGGCGCACAATTTCACTGTGTTCTGGTATACCTTCGCCACGCTGATGACCCGACACCGATTGTGTGCCACGGCCGATGGCCTGGTTCGATTCTGAGGGCTCCGCAAGGCGACGGCGGATTCGGCTATGACCCTGTATTTCTTTGCCCCGAGACGGGCTGTAGTGCCGGGGAGCTGAGCCGGGACGAGAAAAGCCGGATAAGCCACCGGGGCCGGGCACTGGCATTACTTATGGAACAACTCAGAGCAGACCAGTGA
- the hemW gene encoding radical SAM family heme chaperone HemW, translating into MTALNPAQPRPPLSLYIHVPWCVRKCPYCDFNSHAVQNDVPESAYLNALLEDLDQDLALADGRSIQTVFIGGGTPSLMSGDFYRKLFRGLSERLIFAGDAEITLEANPGTLEEGRFEAFREAGINRLSIGVQSFNPTHLKALGRIHDSAAAHRAIDTAKKAGFDNFNLDLMHGLPGQTPEEALADLQSAMSHEPPHLSWYQLTLEPNTEFYSRPPDLPDDDLLWEISQRGGDYLRQQGFNDYEISAWCREGKASRHNLNYWSFGDYMALGAGGHGKISLPDGTIKRYWKTRQPEAYLNRIGSRTAGNDNIEAAELPLEFLMNALRLRKGVDESLFYDRTGLPLTSVAVQLERLREDKLLVRDRLQATDLGQRYLNSLLERFL; encoded by the coding sequence GTGACTGCACTCAACCCGGCACAGCCCAGGCCACCTCTGAGCCTGTATATTCATGTGCCCTGGTGTGTGCGGAAATGCCCCTACTGCGACTTCAATTCCCACGCGGTACAGAATGACGTTCCCGAATCCGCCTACCTGAATGCCCTGCTTGAGGACCTGGACCAGGATCTTGCGCTCGCCGATGGGCGATCGATCCAGACGGTCTTTATTGGCGGAGGAACGCCCTCACTGATGAGCGGCGACTTTTACAGAAAACTCTTCAGGGGCCTCTCCGAGCGCCTCATTTTTGCAGGGGACGCAGAGATCACACTGGAGGCCAATCCGGGCACTCTGGAAGAAGGACGGTTCGAGGCTTTTCGCGAGGCCGGCATCAACCGCCTCTCTATTGGCGTACAAAGCTTCAACCCTACCCATCTGAAAGCCCTCGGTCGCATCCATGACAGTGCAGCCGCTCACCGGGCAATCGATACTGCGAAAAAAGCGGGTTTCGATAACTTCAATCTGGATCTGATGCACGGTCTGCCAGGTCAGACCCCCGAGGAGGCTCTTGCGGATCTTCAGTCTGCCATGAGCCATGAGCCACCACACCTGTCCTGGTACCAGCTGACACTGGAGCCCAACACCGAGTTTTACAGCCGGCCGCCAGATCTGCCGGATGACGACCTGCTTTGGGAGATTTCCCAACGGGGTGGAGACTATCTTCGCCAGCAGGGCTTCAACGACTATGAAATTTCGGCCTGGTGCCGCGAAGGAAAAGCCTCTCGTCATAACCTGAACTACTGGTCGTTTGGGGACTATATGGCACTTGGCGCCGGCGGCCACGGCAAAATAAGCCTGCCAGACGGTACAATCAAACGTTACTGGAAAACACGGCAACCAGAAGCCTACCTGAACAGAATCGGCAGTCGCACCGCCGGAAACGACAACATTGAAGCAGCAGAACTCCCTCTGGAATTCCTGATGAATGCACTGCGCCTGAGAAAAGGTGTGGATGAAAGCCTTTTTTATGATCGTACGGGTTTACCCCTGACATCCGTTGCGGTACAACTTGAAAGGCTACGTGAAGATAAATTGCTGGTTCGTGACCGGCTTCAGGCAACCGACCTGGGGCAGAGGTATCTGAACAGTCTTTTGGAGCGTTTTCTGTAA
- the trmB gene encoding tRNA (guanosine(46)-N7)-methyltransferase TrmB has product MTDQKESSNDSPVTTRRGVRSFVLRQGRMTDGQKKAYERSWPRFGLSREDGMIDPRQIFGREAMLNLEIGFGMGRSLAEMAEAAPEQDFIGVEVHLPGVGALLKDIEDRGLENVRVYNIDANDVIDLCLPDACLDQVMVFFPDPWHKKKHNKRRLVQPEFVQRIRHKLRVGGILHLATDWENYAEHMMEVMGDAEGFANTQAQGEYSPRPEYRPVTKFEKRGENLGHGVWDLLFRRTN; this is encoded by the coding sequence ATGACTGACCAGAAAGAGTCAAGCAATGACTCACCCGTGACCACACGCCGTGGTGTTCGCAGTTTTGTACTGCGCCAGGGGCGCATGACTGACGGCCAGAAAAAAGCCTATGAACGCAGCTGGCCCAGGTTTGGCCTGAGCCGCGAAGACGGAATGATTGATCCTCGCCAGATTTTTGGTCGGGAAGCCATGCTGAACCTGGAAATCGGTTTCGGTATGGGCCGCTCTCTTGCAGAGATGGCAGAAGCCGCGCCAGAGCAGGATTTCATCGGCGTGGAAGTGCACTTGCCCGGTGTAGGGGCACTGCTCAAGGATATTGAGGATCGAGGGCTGGAGAATGTTCGTGTTTATAACATAGACGCGAACGATGTTATCGACCTGTGTCTGCCAGACGCGTGTCTGGATCAGGTTATGGTTTTTTTCCCGGACCCCTGGCACAAAAAGAAGCACAACAAACGTCGGCTGGTTCAGCCTGAGTTTGTTCAGCGTATCCGTCATAAGTTGAGGGTGGGTGGCATCCTGCATCTTGCCACAGACTGGGAAAACTACGCTGAGCATATGATGGAAGTAATGGGTGACGCTGAAGGGTTCGCCAATACTCAGGCGCAGGGGGAATATTCACCACGGCCTGAATATCGTCCGGTAACCAAGTTTGAGAAGCGTGGAGAAAATCTGGGCCACGGCGTATGGGATCTGCTGTTTCGCCGCACCAATTAA
- a CDS encoding YifB family Mg chelatase-like AAA ATPase: MLAVVHSRASVGVSAPEVTVEVHLSGGLPALSIVGLPETGVRESRERVRSALLNAGFEFPARRITINLAPADLPKEGGRFDLPIALGILAASGQIPAESLSSCEFLGELSLDGALRPLKGVLPAVLAARKEGRRLLVPQGNAEEAALASQNDVLAASHILAVCEHLCDRAQLIPVQHTMPERPAAAGMPDLADVRGQSVPRRALEVAAAGAHNLLFFGPPGTGKSMLASRLPGILPDLDDDHAMEVASVHSVAGLPMREGGWRQPPFRSPHHTASAVAMVGGGSSPRPGEISLAHRGVLFLDELPEFERRVLEVLREPMETGEIAISRAARQVSFPARFQVVGAMNPCPCGYSGHPTIECQCTPQQVMRYRAKISGPLLDRFDLHVEVPVQSGDVLMQSGGDGECSAVVRDRVVLARDRQARRGCVNATLSGRELQEACSLEESGEKLLAGAMEKLGLSARALHRILRVARTLADLEGCDTVAQRNLVEALGYRQLDRQTGKSSVVSA; the protein is encoded by the coding sequence ATGCTTGCCGTTGTCCACTCCCGTGCCAGCGTTGGCGTTTCTGCGCCAGAAGTCACTGTTGAGGTTCACCTGTCGGGTGGCCTGCCCGCGCTTTCTATTGTTGGTCTGCCAGAAACCGGCGTGCGTGAAAGCCGGGAAAGAGTAAGAAGTGCCTTGCTGAATGCAGGCTTTGAGTTTCCCGCACGCAGAATTACGATCAACCTTGCTCCTGCTGACCTGCCCAAAGAGGGTGGCCGCTTCGATTTGCCCATTGCTCTGGGAATTCTTGCCGCCTCCGGGCAGATCCCGGCGGAAAGCCTGTCTTCATGCGAATTCCTGGGAGAGCTCTCACTGGATGGCGCACTTCGCCCTCTTAAAGGCGTTCTGCCTGCAGTGCTGGCCGCGCGAAAAGAAGGGCGGAGACTGCTGGTGCCTCAGGGCAATGCAGAAGAAGCGGCCCTTGCAAGCCAGAATGATGTGCTGGCGGCGAGCCACATACTTGCAGTCTGTGAGCATCTTTGTGACCGGGCGCAACTGATTCCCGTGCAGCATACGATGCCCGAACGACCTGCTGCTGCCGGCATGCCGGACCTTGCCGATGTGCGTGGTCAAAGCGTCCCGAGAAGGGCGCTGGAGGTAGCAGCAGCGGGGGCCCATAACCTGCTGTTTTTTGGCCCGCCAGGCACAGGTAAAAGCATGCTGGCAAGCCGGCTGCCCGGTATCTTGCCGGATCTGGACGATGACCATGCTATGGAAGTTGCCAGTGTGCACTCGGTCGCCGGGCTGCCAATGCGGGAGGGCGGCTGGCGCCAGCCTCCATTCAGATCTCCGCATCACACTGCCTCTGCTGTGGCTATGGTGGGAGGTGGCAGTAGCCCCAGGCCCGGAGAAATTTCCCTGGCCCACCGTGGCGTTCTGTTTCTTGATGAGTTACCTGAGTTTGAGCGCCGTGTGCTGGAGGTGTTGCGGGAGCCGATGGAAACCGGAGAAATTGCCATCAGCCGGGCGGCTCGGCAGGTTAGTTTCCCTGCACGGTTTCAGGTCGTCGGCGCAATGAATCCATGCCCGTGTGGTTACAGTGGGCACCCAACCATTGAATGTCAGTGCACACCTCAACAGGTGATGCGATACCGCGCAAAAATTTCGGGACCTTTGCTGGACAGGTTTGATCTGCACGTAGAAGTGCCGGTGCAAAGTGGTGATGTGTTGATGCAGTCCGGCGGAGACGGCGAGTGCAGTGCTGTGGTGCGCGATCGGGTGGTGCTCGCCAGGGATCGCCAGGCCCGGCGGGGTTGCGTAAATGCCACATTGTCCGGACGTGAGTTGCAGGAGGCCTGTAGCCTCGAAGAATCCGGAGAAAAGCTGCTTGCCGGTGCTATGGAGAAGCTCGGGCTCTCGGCCCGGGCGCTGCACCGGATATTGCGGGTAGCCCGGACGCTGGCAGATCTTGAGGGGTGCGATACCGTTGCTCAGCGGAATCTTGTGGAAGCTCTGGGGTACCGCCAGCTGGATCGCCAGACAGGTAAGAGTTCTGTGGTATCCGCCTGA
- a CDS encoding accessory factor UbiK family protein, with protein MKGPQDIFAQLQGQFGQFVPDMARAAREDFETQARATVMAVLSRLELVTREEFDAQQAVLMKTREKVETLEKRVADLEQSLKTQ; from the coding sequence GTGAAAGGTCCACAGGATATTTTCGCCCAGCTACAGGGGCAGTTCGGCCAGTTTGTTCCAGATATGGCTCGTGCTGCGCGTGAAGATTTTGAAACCCAGGCGCGTGCTACGGTTATGGCGGTTCTGTCACGGTTGGAACTGGTAACCCGTGAAGAGTTTGATGCCCAGCAAGCGGTGCTTATGAAAACCCGCGAAAAGGTCGAGACTCTTGAAAAGAGAGTTGCTGATCTGGAGCAGTCTCTGAAAACGCAGTAG